The sequence below is a genomic window from bacterium.
TGGGACGCGCTGCAAGGCATAGAGAGGCTGCGGACGCGCGTGCTCGACATCTCGACGCAGGACGCGTCCGACCTCGGCACGTTCGACTTCATCTACAGCAACGGCGTGTTGGAGCACGTCCGGGATCCGCGCGCGCTGCTCCTCGCCGCGGTGAAGCTGCTCCGTCCCGGCGGCGCGATGCACCTCAACATGGGGTTCCATCGAAGCGCCATCGGGTCCCATCTCTACCGCGAAGTCTTCTTCCCGTGGCCCCATCTTCTCTTCACGGCCGATACGTTCGAAGAGTACTTCGCGTCGCAGGGGCAGGAACGTCGCCGTCCGGCGTGGGTCAATGGGTGGACCCCCGAACAGTACCTGAGTTTGTTCGACGAGGTGGGTTTGGCGGTCACGAGCCGGCGCCGACTGACGAGGCCGATCGACGAGCCGTTCCTGCGTCGGTTCGAGGACGAACTCGGGATCTACCCGTCGGCGGATCTGGAGACCGACATGTTGTACGTCGATCTGGAGAAGCCGGCCCACGGGCGTCCGGAGCTGCAGTTCGAGTTCTTCAACGCGATGTCCGCCCGCCACGCGTGGCAGCACGGGCGGCATCTCTTCATCGCCCCCAACCCGGAGTGCCGGGGACCCGTGATCGCGCGCAGCGCCGTGCCGGTCCGCGCGATCGACACTTTGTCCTTCACGGTCCGCAACGAGCATCCCGCCGCGCCGCCGATCGAGGCGGTCGTCCGCGTCGCCGAGGCGGACGCCGGCCGGGAGACCGTCGTGTTTCGCCGCATGGTGGCGCCGACGGAACGCTTGGCCTACAGCTGCCGTCTTCGTTCTTCGGCGCCGCAGTTCCTCGAGTTTCGCGCCGCGTTGCAGGAGGACCGGAGCGACTACGCGTGGCTGCACTTCGAAGACGTCGAGGTGACGGCCGAAGCGGAACCCGAGCCGACGACGCCGGCGGCCCTCGAGTAGGGAGCGAGGGCTCGCGGGGGACGTTCGGCGCGTGCCGGGTCAGCGGGCGAGGGCGTTCAGCGCCGAGCCGGCGCGGAACCAGCCGATCTCTTCCTCGGTGTAGGAGTGGCGGGCGGGGAACTCGTCGCCGCCGCCGTCGGGGTGGTGGGCGCGGACCGTCAGGGGGCGGCCGGAGGCGAAGCGGGCGAGGCCGACGACGCTGAGGCGGTCCTTGGGGCCGATCGCGTCGTAGTCGGCGGGGTCGGAGAAGACGAGGGCGAGGATCCCCTGCTTCTTGAGGTTCGTCTCGTGGATCCGCGCGAAGGAGCGCGCGATCACCGCCTTGCAGCCGAGGTGGCGCGGCGACATCGCCGCGTGCTCGCGCGAACTCCCCTCGCCGTAGTTCTCGTCGCCGACGACGATCCAGTCGAGCCCCGCGGCCTTGTAGGCCCGCGCCACCTGCGGCGTGGGGGCCTCCTGGTGGTCGAGCAGGCAGACGGCCGTGCCGGGGCGCGCGGTGAAGGCGTTCGTCGCGCCGGTGAACATGTTGTCGGAGATCTTGTCGAGGTGGCCGCGGTACTTGAGCCAGGGACCGGCGGGGGAGATGTGGTCGGTCGTGCACTTGCCGCGCGCCTTGAGCAGCACCGGCAGGCGCTCGAAGTCGCGGCCGTTCCACGGCGCGAACGGCTCCAGGAGCTGCAGGCGGGAACTCTCCGGATCGACGACGACCTTCACGTTGCGGCCGTCGGCGGGAGGCGCGACGTAGGCGTCGCGCCGCGACTCGAAGCCGGCCGCGGGCAACTCGGCCGCCGCGGGGGGATCGAAGACCAGCGGGTCGGCGTCGAGCCGCCCCTGCGCGGCGTAGGCGACGACGACCTCGGGGCTGGCGATGAAGGCGTGCGTCGCCGCGTTGCCGTCGTTCCGCTTGGGGAAGTTGCGGTTGAACGAGGTGACGATGGAGTTGGCGGCGCCGGGCTCGACGTCCTCGCGCCGCCACTGGCCGATGCAGGGGCCGCAGGCGTTGGCGAGCACGACCGCGCCGAACTCGCGCAGCGGCTCGAGCAGGCCGTCGCGCTCGCACGTGGC
It includes:
- a CDS encoding class I SAM-dependent methyltransferase; amino-acid sequence: WDALQGIERLRTRVLDISTQDASDLGTFDFIYSNGVLEHVRDPRALLLAAVKLLRPGGAMHLNMGFHRSAIGSHLYREVFFPWPHLLFTADTFEEYFASQGQERRRPAWVNGWTPEQYLSLFDEVGLAVTSRRRLTRPIDEPFLRRFEDELGIYPSADLETDMLYVDLEKPAHGRPELQFEFFNAMSARHAWQHGRHLFIAPNPECRGPVIARSAVPVRAIDTLSFTVRNEHPAAPPIEAVVRVAEADAGRETVVFRRMVAPTERLAYSCRLRSSAPQFLEFRAALQEDRSDYAWLHFEDVEVTAEAEPEPTTPAALE
- a CDS encoding aconitate hydratase, producing TGRLSGWTAPKDIVLRLASLLTVKGGTGKIVEYVGPGTETVSCTGKGTIANMGAEIGATCSLFPFDERMAAYLEATGRGEVARLARGVAEHLRPDPEVLADPASFYDELVEIDLDALPPQIVGPHTPDLGRPVARLAEDVAKNGWPAAVSAALIGSCTNSSYEDIGRAAHVARAALARGLKARVPFYVTPGSEAVFATCERDGLLEPLREFGAVVLANACGPCIGQWRREDVEPGAANSIVTSFNRNFPKRNDGNAATHAFIASPEVVVAYAAQGRLDADPLVFDPPAAAELPAAGFESRRDAYVAPPADGRNVKVVVDPESSRLQLLEPFAPWNGRDFERLPVLLKARGKCTTDHISPAGPWLKYRGHLDKISDNMFTGATNAFTARPGTAVCLLDHQEAPTPQVARAYKAAGLDWIVVGDENYGEGSSREHAAMSPRHLGCKAVIARSFARIHETNLKKQGILALVFSDPADYDAIGPKDRLSVVGLARFASGRPLTVRAHHPDGGGDEFPARHSYTEEEIGWFRAGSALNALAR